The genome window GTAAAAAtgaccttcgtcgggtgattcctgactttggcccctctgacgagcaagtcagtagttatttttctcttcttttatgtCCTCTCCCTCTTGGCCGGATGTCGGCTAGgggcttttatattattatacGAGGGTCGGTTGCATGTGGGTTCGGCATGACGACTGATCCTCAGGAGATGAGACAGTACTTCTGTGCGGCCGTCGTCCCAGGACGCACGGGACGATGCCATCTCGAGCTTCCAGGACGGGACATGCCAAACAGTGCCTCGATACACATTCTGACTTAGCGTGTGGGGGTGCTCCCATTGTTGACTCGATTGTAGCACGATGTGGCGTCGGTTGTGACGTGTCTTGGATCCAAAATTTACcttatcaatatattttgaatTTGATTTGatctgatattatatatatatatatatatatatatatatatatatatatatatatatatatatatatatatatatatatatatatatatatatatataaccataaAAATAggataaaatttaatatttttacttaGATTAGAACATAATTATcgaaaaaatattatatgctatatgtaatagAAAAAACTTTTATGTTAGAATTAAAATCAATCTACGAGGAGAATTAGactctcattttttttttcttcgtagGATCATTGtttagggagattgagagaaactATAATATTTTAACTGTGTCATTTATGAAAATTAACTTATGCATCTATTTATAGACGAAAACAGAAGATTAAAATAAGTTGTTAGGAGAGTTCCTTATATTAAGAACATCCCCTAAGATAgggttaataattatattttgattatatggataaaatttaatattttttacttaGATTAGATCATGATTAttgaaaaattatatcataattatcGAAAGGACAAAACGTTAGAAAATGATCATTCactatagaaaaaaaaatatatacttatATTAGAAATTACGCACGTCGGAAGCGCTTAGAAAGTTTAAGTTCGATTTAGGCAAAGGTCACAGCGCCGGGCAGCGGAGCGAGACAGGAGGGGCAGGAGAGCCACCCCCGGCGAGGCCCACCGGTGGCGCCCCGCCCCGCCCCCCACCCCGTCCCGCTGCCCTGTCGGCCATGCGTCGCCGCTGATGCCATGCATCGTGACGATAGCGGTGGATGGTGGCGGTGCCGTGGAGTCTGCCAATGCGGGCCCCACCGACCAGGAGAAAGAAATGCCAAGGCTGCCGGAATAAGTTCCGCCGTGGGGCCCGACATCTGCCGTCGATGCGAGGCGACGGCCACGCATGCATGCAGCTCGTGCACGTAACCCGTCGCATGCAGACCTCCTCTCGCATGTGGCGTTGGATTCCGGCTGCCGTTCGGCCTGATGTAACTCCTCGTTTTGTCTCCATCCAATATTATACGTGGAAATGAAGTCCTCGTTCCGGCCATCGGATTTCCTATCCCAAGCAAGCACAAGACTGCACGCTAATGTCGACTTCGGAGCCACCACCGAAACCGAGATCAGTGGGTGTACCAGATGACATCACGTACAAATCATTCGAGGTTTCAAGTACTTCTCCTTCATTGTTTAAAGCTAATGCTTGTACATTATTCTCCGCGGTAGGGTTCAGTACTCGACCTTTTCCTCTTCGTGTGTAGTACGACGCATCTGATTGGCCTGTTAATGTCTTAGAAATCTCTGGTTTGGATCGATCTGCCTCGGGAAGTGTCGGTGTATAGACAGATAGTGTTTGTTAATGGAGGAAAAATACATGGGAGTGGATCGAACAGGCCAAGAACAAAGCTTATCTTTGGGAAAGGCATGGGAATCATGGAGGATGAGGGCCACCTGAGTGCTCCCTCTCCCTCACAAAAGCTTCAGCTTAACAAAAATAAAGCCACTTTCCATGACGCTGATCTCCACTACCCCTAAATTCGATGGCTTAAAGCGCAGCAACCTTACGAAACATCAGCATATGTCTGTGATGCATCAATATTCTCATGCATCATGGCTGCTTTACCTCTCCATCAGTGATCGTATTCAAAGTATATCTTGGTAGGGTTTCCATCTCCTTTCGGGGCTCGGCTCAGAACACGTTTCCTACACGGCGTGGGGAAGGAGGCTTGTGATGCACAAAAGGAAGGTCGTTAGATTCTTTGCTCTCCATAGTCCCATGGAAAGGTGGCCATCATCGCCCACTCAAGAGAGAAAAAGGAGGCAGCAGCAGGGAGAGGCCGAATGGCCTGAATTCCCTGGGGAGGGTAGAAGAGCATGCGGCCTTGTGATTAGATTAGATTCCATGGAGATAGGTTGGATTTGATTTGAACTCTCTTAATTGATTCACCTCATCTACTTCTTAAAGCTCATATATTCGCTTCATTATGCCAATTTGCTACTGCTCAAGTGGGACTGCCGGATGCACTTTAATTAGGTCCAATAATACACACCAACTCTTTCTGATGGTCCTCCGCTTTTGGAAGGGAAGACCTTCGAAGGTCTTTGATCCCCAAGAACATCCTCTTCTGCTAAGAAAGCAAATGAGCCATTACCATTACTCTCTTTCCCCGAAGCCATGGAGATGCTTCCCTTCTCCCGCCACACACACACTGATTCACCGATAACATTTTTGGGTGCCTCCTCGTAGATCCTAATATCGTACGATATTGATGATCACCTTCGTGTTTGAATAATCAGTCCGATGTGATCTTGACCCGATCTACATTTAGAGAGCTATTGTTGAGagctaacatcccattagtcccatattAAAAATGGACaatatgtatgattagcttataagagcttgatgagtgtactacactTGAGTTACTTCCTTTTTACACGAAGATTAATGTCGAAAAGTGTtttcgagatatatatatatatatatatatatatatatatatatatatatatatatatatatatatatatatatatatatatatatatgattcattCGACACTCAAATTAATCTTTTCGAAATGCATCATAAAGAAGTGAAGAGAGAAAATTTGACATCGACGTATATCGAACTTTTATTATTATTCATGATCAagtaaataattttatgataaaaaatatttagattaactgatatgatatttattgacttattattaattgatatgatatattagacccaaaatatttttattgtaaaGGGTGATATAGTAAAGCTTGTGTATGTTTCAatgtaattatatattattattttaaacacGATtcatcacaaatatatatatatatatatatatatatatatatatatatatatatatatatatatatatatatatatatatatatatatatatattatgaacgTTAATTTTAAGGAAGGGACATGAGATGCAGATGAAGTAACGAGAGCCACACGGTCCCATCACAAAGGCAGCCTCCACAAAGCAATGGCTTCTCCCCGAAGCCAAACTCCTGGCGAAGGAAGGCGAGGAGATGAGTCTTCTTTGGGACTCGACTGCTCTCGGCATGGCCATCCATCCCGTTCCTGCATCCCCATGCCATCATCCCACTCCCTCTCTCTTCTCACTATAACTCCCTATCGTTTACAGCCGAAGGCCCCTCACTAGCCCCCTTCTTTCACGGACTCCAAGAAGAGCGAGCGAGCGATCGAGGCAGGGAGGGACAGCAGAGAGAacctttctttctcctcctcctgccctttctctttttctcctccCTACTAATAGTTGTGATGAAGCATCCCAAGGCGCTCACTGACTCGCCTCAGCAGCAGGCCCCCACGCACCACCACTTCTCTCTGACTTCCAAACCCCTGCTCGACTCCTCCCCCACCGTCGATTCCAACAACGTCTCCGTCGCCACCCTCTACGACGAGCCCACCTCCGTCCTCGACCACCACCTCACCTCCAGCCCCGCCACCGCTCCCACGGCCGCCCCCACCGCCgctgcctccgccgccgccgccgacctcCCTTTCCTCTCCTGGGCCGGCGGAGGTGACGCTCACCACCATCACCCCCTCCTCTCCTCTGACGACTGGGACACCGCCTCCTTGCTCTTCGCCGAAAGGTGCGATCTTCCCCCCTTCACCGATGACTCCGATCCCCAGTTCCTCGACGCGCCCTTCGACCTCCCCTTCGACCCCTTCGCTGCGGCCGCCGACCACGCCATCCCCTCGCCGGCCTCCAGCTTCGACCGCGCCCAGCTCGACTTGCTCATCAGCGCCGCCCGTTGCCTGGAGGCCGACGACTTCGCCACGGCGCACGTGATATTGTCGCGGCTCAATCACCATCTTCCCTCCGCCGGTGCGTCCCCTCTCCTACGTGCCGTCTTTCTCTTCAAGGAGGCCCTTTTAGCGCTGCTTCGCCCGTCCACCGCTGAACCCCTGCCCTCCGCTGCCGAGCTCGTCCGCCACATCGCCGCCCACAAGGCCTTCGCCGACCTCTCCCCCGTCCCCCACTTCGCCACCTTCACCGCCACCCAGACCGTGATCGAGGCGCTCGATTGCGGCGCCCGGTCCATCCACCTCATCGATTTCGACCTCGGCCTCGGCGGCCAGTGGTCGTCCTTCGCGCAGGAGCTCGCCGGGCGAAGCCGCGTCTCGCGCTCCTCGCCGCCGGCCGTGCGTATCACCGCCGTGGTCGCGGAGGAGTCTGGAGAGACGGTCCTGGCGGCGGACAACCTCCGCGACTTTGCCCGCGGCCTCAACATCAGCCTCGCCGTCAACTTCGTCCGCGTCGGAGGACTCGGAACGCTCACCCTCAGCAGGTTCCGCCTCGCCGGCTCCGGAGAGCCCACGGCCGTCGTCCTGACACCCGCCATC of Musa acuminata AAA Group cultivar baxijiao chromosome BXJ2-3, Cavendish_Baxijiao_AAA, whole genome shotgun sequence contains these proteins:
- the LOC103979866 gene encoding scarecrow-like protein 15 → MKHPKALTDSPQQQAPTHHHFSLTSKPLLDSSPTVDSNNVSVATLYDEPTSVLDHHLTSSPATAPTAAPTAAASAAAADLPFLSWAGGGDAHHHHPLLSSDDWDTASLLFAERCDLPPFTDDSDPQFLDAPFDLPFDPFAAAADHAIPSPASSFDRAQLDLLISAARCLEADDFATAHVILSRLNHHLPSAGASPLLRAVFLFKEALLALLRPSTAEPLPSAAELVRHIAAHKAFADLSPVPHFATFTATQTVIEALDCGARSIHLIDFDLGLGGQWSSFAQELAGRSRVSRSSPPAVRITAVVAEESGETVLAADNLRDFARGLNISLAVNFVRVGGLGTLTLSRFRLAGSGEPTAVVLTPAIFRLLGCGAASPDTAAALLQFVRCVCPRVVVFVDTEGGSGGHPPPSLRRTVAAGVEHYATVLESVEAAAAETGAREDAVRWVERAVMRPRVAAAVGEWAAGLGPWRELFAGAGWSPLPFSEFAESQAEWLVRRTPVGGYHVARREGGALVLSWRGREMASTSAWRC